Proteins encoded together in one Benincasa hispida cultivar B227 chromosome 1, ASM972705v1, whole genome shotgun sequence window:
- the LOC120086013 gene encoding protein NEOXANTHIN-DEFICIENT 1: protein METGEKNCSSGYGKPPWTFTGRALYQLHLVKAKTARACIPKELRLVEAFGYTLGGFFLANYDDSPAGSFDELVVISGIVWNRPTSCAWAAKVLVNSDEACDHGRKEVGLPSQAARFTKRIEAVPKRQSERGLLNSLRENSNFHNQKNQEHIQVTEMKGPTSIDVCNINLSISVPFTKWMGPVIKMSLPSYSGHSEYTPELLKYSCQIRCRVRAVKPAVVSVELPASTDRAQDADHHSHNTRAGEDAEHEQSLCTSVLLSKPILALEFSCMEMEVQAPTVVSQYFKHSLRTP, encoded by the exons ATGGAAACTGGAGAGAAAAATTGTTCATCAGGCTATGGCAAACCTCCATGGACATTTACAGGAAG GGCCTTGTATCAGCTGCATCTTGTGAAGGCTAAAACTGCTCGAGCTTGTATTCCCAAGGAGTTGAGACTCGTTGAAGCATTTGG TTATACTCTTGGTGGGTTTTTTCTTGCAAACTATGATGACAGTCCAGCAGGAAGTTTTGATGAG CTTGTAGTAATTTCTGGAATTGTTTGGAACCGTCCAACCTCTTGCGC ATGGGCAGCTAAGGTGCTAGTGAACAGTGATGAAGCTTGTGATCATGGAAGAAAG GAAGTAGGGCTTCCAAGTCAAGCTGCTCGGTTTACAAAA AGGATTGAGGCAGTTCCGAAGCGTCAAAGTGAAAGAGGACTTCTCAACTCCTTACGTGAGAATAGTAATTTCCACAACCAAAAGAATCAGGAGCATATCCAAGTGACTGAAATGAAGGGTCCCACTTCAATAGATGTTTGCAATATCAACCTTTCAATTTCTG TTCCTTTCACCAAATGGATGGGACCAGTTATCAAAATGTCTCTCCCAAGTTATAG TGGGCATTCAGAATATACTCCTGAACTACTCAAATATTCCTGCCAGATTCGATGCCG GGTGCGAGCAGTAAAGCCAGCAGTGGTCTCGGTCGAACTTCCTGCATCAACCGACAGAGCACAAGATGCAGACCACCATTCTCACAATACAAGAGCTGGAGAAGATGCAGAACATGAACAAAGCCTATGTACATCTGTACTACTGTCAAAGCCCATACTAGCTTTAGAGTTTAGTTGCATGGAAATGGAAGTCCAAGCTCCCACTGTTGTTTCTCAATATTTTAAACACTCTCTTAGAACACCATGA
- the LOC120086006 gene encoding serine carboxypeptidase-like 45 translates to MSAFPFAFLLFFHFLLKAYSSPYLLDKISSLPGQPLVGFRHYSGYVNVGDRNQKALFYYFAEAQIDPPSKPLVLWLNGGPGCSSLGVGAFSENGPFRPRGEVLIRNEHSWNTEANMLYLETPVGVGFSYSTDTSSYEAVGDKITARDNLEFLEKWLVRFPHYRNRSLFITGESYAGHYVPQLAELMIQSNKTSFNLRGIAIGNPVLEFATDFNSRAEFLWSHGLISDSTFRMFTSMCNYSRYVGEYYRGSVSPICSRVMSQVSKETSRFVDKYDVTLDVCISSVFSQSKILNPQQVTESVDVCVEDETVNYLNRQDVQKALHARLVGVRRWAVCSSILDYELLDLEIPTINIVGKLINAGIQVLVYSGDQDSVIPLTGSRTLVHKLAKELGLETTVPYRVWFEGQQVGGWTQVYGNILSFATIRGASHEAPFSQPERSLVLFKSFLQSQPLPEAF, encoded by the exons ATGTCTGCATTCCCCTTTGCTTTCCTGCTTTTCTTCCACTTTCTTCTCAAAGCTTACTCTTCCCCTTATCTTCTCGACAAGATTTCTTCCTTACCTGGTCAACCCCTTGTCGGATTTCGTCACTATTCTGGCTATGTCAATGTTGGTGATCGAAATCAGAAGGCTTTGTTCTATTATTTTGCTGAAGCCCAAATCGATCCTCCTTCTAAACCCCTCGTGCTTTGGCTTAATGGAG GTCCTGGGTGTTCTTCTTTGGGAGTTGGGGCATTCTCTGAAAATGGACCCTTTCGGCCTAGAGGGGAGGTTTTGATTAGGAATGAACACAGTTGGAATACAG AGGCGAATATGTTGTATTTGGAGACGCCAGTAGGAGTTGGGTTTTCGTATTCAACTGATACTTCTTCGTATGAGGCTGTGGGAGACAAAATCACAG CAAGGGACAATCTCGAGTTCTTGGAGAAATGGCTTGTCAGATTCCCACATTACAGAAACAGAAGCTTGTTCATTACAGGAGAAAGCTATGCTG GTCATTATGTTCCCCAACTGGCAGAGCTTATGATCCAATCTAACAAAACCTCATTCAACCTCAGAGGCATTGCT ATTGGCAATCCTGTTCTAGAGTTTGCTACTGACTTCAACTCGAGGGCTGAGTTCCTTTGGTCACACGGATTAATATCGGATTCGACGTTTAGAATGTTCACGTCAATGTGCAACTACTCTCGTTATGTGGGTGAGTACTACAGGGGGTCTGTTTCACCCATTTGCTCAAGGGTGATGAGCCAAGTGAGCAAAGAAACCAGTAGATTTGTTGACAAGTATGACGTTACCCTTGATGTATGCATATCGTCTGTGTTCTCTCAGTCCAAAATCCTCAACCCTCAA CAAGTAACCGAGTCGGTTGATGTCTGCGTGGAGGATGAAACAGTCAACTATCTCAATAGGCAAGATGTACAAAAGGCGCTTCATGCACGTCTTGTGGGAGTGCGACGATGGGCTGTTTGCAGCAG CATTCTGGATTATGAGCTGCTGGATCTGGAGATACCAACTATCAACATCGTGGGAAAACTGATCAATGCAGGAATACAAGTGTTGGTCTATAG TGGAGATCAAGATTCCGTCATTCCACTCACAGGAAGTAGAACACTTGTTCACAAACTGGCAAAAGAGTTGGGACTAGAAACAACCGTACCTTACCGAGTCTGGTTCGAGGGACAGCAG GTTGGTGGGTGGACTCAGGTTTACGGCAATATTCTTTCCTTTGCCACAATCAGAGGGGCATCACATGAAGCACCATTTTCACAACCTGAAAGATCACTGGTGTTGTTCAAATCATTTTTACAAAGTCAGCCTCTACCCGAAGCTTTCTGA